atgttaaagtttctatcccacacgtcaaacacttttgaccgagacgtaatcttcttatgcgagctttatccatagactcggaaatgttaaagtttctatcacacacgcacgcacgcacgcacagacagacaaaagttagcatcgcataggctacacttacgtgagccaaaaagggaaGCTCCACTGTACTAACCGTGTGAACTTCCTAATGTCAGTCGGCTCTGGCTCTAACAAAGCCGGAGCCAGCTTGATGTCCTCACACTCTTGCAGAAGGTTGAAGATGGGCTGGATCTGTTCGTTGAACTTGGCCAGGGAGGTGCGAGCGTCTTTCTGCGGCAAGGAGCTCTCGTCTTCCACCACCTCCGCCTGGCAAAGCGTGCAGAGCAGCTGCTGTGTGGCGCAGTCAAGGAGCTGCCCCACTTCGAAGTCTGTGAAAGTTTTGCCACAATCTGGGCACCTATGGCATACAATGGGGGTAACTATGAgccattaaccccttcactgcccaccccgtatgtattatgtggtcatttttggtttgtcctacgcccataCACGTACTAGGTATGTGGCATttacatcagcacttttcaggacatttgtgaaaactaaatgggaggtaaccactgtccaacttctTGATGGGGTTTAAACACGGTTCTTTCCCATTGaccagcaataccaaaatgctaatatactgtggcagtgaaggggttaaataatcgaagggaagtaagcactctaaatacatacaacatgtgaaatggagtaagcgagagttatacggaacaaatctcctggcacctgagagaaccacaagcattgaaatgaacaagcgactttcattgtGAAGGTTTTGCCACATTCTGGGCACCCATTGCATACAATGGGGGTGTGAGCCATTAGGGAAGCTTGAGATACCCAAACTTGTCTGTAGTCTaaataatatgaaaattaaGTACCTCATTATGACAGATTGCCTTTGCAATACAAATTCATCATGACATTTTTCTGCACGATTTGTTATTTGAATTTGAATTATTCAGGTCAAGTTGAATTCATGATATTTTCTGTTATACAAACAGCTCACTTCGATAAAGGACTGCAGTATTAAATTTTCAGTGTGATACACTTGCCGCTAaccaaacagatacacaaataaCATCAAATCATTTCTAGCAGCTGACCATGTCGTAAATGACGTAGTCTGCCTTCTCAATCGCTAAGTGGCTGTTATGCGCTCCGAGAAGTGAAAGTAGGTGACTGCAACAAACTTTCCCATAAGAATCCCAACAGATACATTCACACTGTGAACTTGTGGATAATGTTGACAACACAAATCTTTAATTCATACACATAAAATCCACAGCCACTCACTTGAAGGAAGATCTGCTGCTGGTGTTCCGTTCCTCTGTCTCAATTTTCTTGCGGATATGGTCAAGTTTGTATTTCACAACATTGACATAGATATTGTAGGAGATGAAGTAATAGCTGTGACGAGTTGACTTGCCCTCTGCATCTGTCTCTACACGCATTCGACTCTTCAAGAATTTCTCTGCCTTCAGCGTGTTTAACAAGGAACGCAGGTGGCGTTTCTCATACCTCAACAGTTCTGAAAGATCATCCTCCTGTGAACAAGTCAGAAAAAAAGAGTAGAAACAAAAAGCTGACACACTGGTTGATAATGAGGGAACTTTTCCACCAAAAGGGCACTGTATATTTTCTGTTTTCCAAGCTGAGAAAGTGAGATTCTATATCAAGGTGTAACCTGCTGCAAGTGCAACAAGCAATGTCAGCTAATTGCAGAAATGTCATGGCTCTATTTATTTGTGGGATTTTCAGATTTAAACCTTTAAAATACAAAAAATTAACAGGTAACGATCACCAGGGACCACACAGCAACTTGGATAACTAGCCGTAGAGAAATTttcatcacagttcacactTGTTGCACAGGACCAAAACAAAGGAGAGTAAAACAAAAAGGATCCAACTGACCTTGATACAAGGATGTCTGACCAACATGTCAACAACAAGCAATGTCAGCTAATTGCAGAAATGTCATGGCTCTATTTATTTGTGGGATTTTCAGATTTAAACCTTTAAAATACAAAAAATTAACAGGTAACGATCACCAGGGACCACACAGCAACTTGGATAACTAGCCGTAGAGAAATTttcatcacagttcacactTGTTGCACAGGACCAAAACAAAGGAGAGTAAAACAAAAAGGATCCAACTGACCTTGATACAAGGATGTCTGACCAACATGTCAACAATGAGGGCGTGCTCCATGGAGTAAAATCCTCGGGCAATCATCCTCACCAACTTCTTCAACACCAGGGGAACCTCTGTAAGAACATCTGCGTCCATTGTTCTGTTAACACAAGTAAAGAGATCAAAATCAGTGCATTTGATTAATctgaacaataaaaacacaaaacaattaAAAGTGCCTTTTTAGGCATAGATTATTTGAATAAATAAACAGGcatgtaaaaaaatttttaattgGGGTACAAAAACTTGAAAAAGTGTTGCAATAttgttttgcacagtttagCATCTTGGATAAAGAGTATCACTCAACACCTTTTTTTGAGTCACATGAAGGCTGTGAAGATCAATGTATACATAACAGCAACTATGAAAGAGGACAATAATTTGGATAAAACTGACTGAGAATGTGAACAAATGTACTGGCTCAAAAAATAGTATGGCTAGATGGACACATTGTAATCAGACGGCTGATCAGCCATGGGTCAGACCATTATGTGTCAGATAAAAATAGAATGTGTCAGTGACAGAAGTCTGTGGTCTTACAACACTAAAAATTAACATCATTTACATGATTTAGTAAAATTCCATACTGTTCAGCttaatacagtaaagtaagagAGAACTCAGGGATTATATCAGAATTTAAAATGCTTTTTTAAACTACAAGCTCTCTTGGGtgttgtaatgtatggattGTACTGAACATATCAGGGGAAACCTAAATCTATTTATAGTGACATACAATTTAAAAACTGCGTGTGTTTCTAAATTTTAAAACGTTATTGGCAGCTGGCCACACACCAGTGACAATGGCTATTGTGTTATAATTAACAAAGCCGTTACTTCATAGCATGCACGTGCAAGCTAATCCGCACTTGTAAACAGAAAACTTTCAAAAAGAAATGCCAAAGGAAGAGAAAAGGCATCAGTCAACAACCGTGACTCCCGACAGCAAGCTATACAATCGACTTGCAGAGTAATCCTGTCATTTGATTCCCAAAATAAGCGCCGGTGCGTAAATtctaccttttttttaaaaagcaaaTTAAGCCCTTGTAACAGGAAACTACAGTGTTTTGTATCAGCAGGATTTCAGCGTCTGCCTTTCGTCCGCCATTGTTCTGTAGAGTTATCTTTTTTATCGTCTGAAAAGAGCAACATAGACAAAAATACCACGATTCTTCGGGCAAGTTCCGTCTTTTGAGTGCAAACAAGTCAGAAGAGTGCTTTCCCTTAGCATAATGGCGGCTATAGGAGCAATAGATAAGGCAAAAGTTCTTGTTGTTGGCGATTCAGGTAACATAGAACAAATAAATTGTATATATCAAGTGAATTTGTAAACTAATATTCCTTCCATTTTATTCAAGGCATTTTGATTAAACTATGTTATGATCTCGTAAAACTATGGTCGGAGAAGATACGGCGTCAgagagcagacgatttttctgcTCTTTGTTTGACACGTCAGATCTGAGAACTTCactttgattatttttttctgaatgcTCCACCTTCTTAAATACTCACTTTATTCATCTTAGCCATAATACAATTGTTCTTAGTTTCCTAGTGAATTTTTAATCATCAACAAATTCACTTTTAAACTAATTACACTTACACTGTTACACTTtcagtcacagagagagagagagagagagagagctcagaactcAAAACtgtattacataaggataaaggttttaggctcagcctaatcttccaacctgtccttggaacatatacagagagagagagagagagagagagtgtctgtgactgtgtgtgtgtttgtgtaccaCCATAAAAACACCAGAATACAACGtgcagagaaaaacaacaacaaaagaacaacaatCGTTCAGTTAagtattgactgaatgtaacTTTAACCACGAAACATATTCATATACAGACTATTCATTGCAGGTGTAGGTAAAACGTCCCTGGTTCATCTGATCTGTCATAATGAGCCTTGTCACAACCCTTCTGCAACTATTGGCTGCTCTGTGGAAGTGAAGGTAATTAATGCCTATGCTCTCTAATCTACCTCTTAATTGTCGTCAGATGTTATTTTCTTGTCAGTGTTTGCAATTTTAttgtgtgcatatatatatttttatatatCCAATCACTAAAATAACAAATGAGAATGTGGGAAGGGATTTAAGTTAAATTGTGTGTCGGACTTCCCTGTTGGGATGTTATTCGAAGTTTGACTCTTCGGGGGAAATTAATTGCATGCGAATTCCCCTTTGGGGAAGTATGAGTTTGATTtgcctatatatatatgagacaGTTGTGAATTTTCCTACATAATTTTTTTATCTCTGTGttaatttgtgcgagtgtgttggtttcatttcttcatttGATTTATTTTGTTAATGTTTGACAAATTGTCAATTCAAGGAGTGTTTTTGAAAGTACTGTAGACCACATGAAAACATAAATGTATGGGTTTCTtttaaatttctttttttttaacttttattcATTAGAAGTTAGAACTTAGATACATATTAATTGAGAATTTTACTCACAAGATGTGAAGCTATCCTCCACATACAATGTCAGCAGACTGCTTGAGTTTACATTCTCAACACATTTTAGGAAAACGTGCATGTACACAGAAGCTGTAGCCTTGAAGTTTGTGTGGTCAGCAGAAAGTTTGCTTTACTGGTGAAGTTTTTGTTGGTTGTCTCTTACCGAAAAAAGAGTCAGCAATATTTGCTGTCATTTGGCTTGTTTGTTCAACGCTTGTGTATGTGCCAGTGAGTGTGTGTTCTGATGCTGAAACTTACTCTGTTCTTGTGCAATGTCTTTTCCTGAATATACAGGACAACATGTTGGTAATGGCTAATTGTTTTTCAGTTTCACGAATTCCGAGCAGGAACACCAGCAGAAAAAGACTACTTCCTGGAACTGTGGGACATTGGAGGCTCATCCAGTCACCGAAACAGCAGATCCATATTTTACCATCAAGTACATGGTCAGTCTATTGACCAGCGTGTTTTGTCTGAAGATTTAAGTGGTTATCTTGTTGGATTATAAACAGGTACATGTAGTATACTTATTCTATGATTATTAGTAAGAGGAGGAGGCTTATCAGCAGTAGTATTGATAGTTGTAACTTTGTGGTTGATGTttcggtggtggtggtggtggtgattgtTTCAATCTGTTTTAGTGTACTGTAAAACTAGCTTATTTTGATAGACTGTAGTTGTTAACACCAAAAGAAATTTAAGCCCATGCCAAACATACAGCAATGGTGCAAACAGTGCATgtcccctccctcccccgccAATGATTGTATATTGAGACTCACCGTCAACGGATGGTATTTTTAAAGCTTCGTTACACTTACTTATGTcaataaattttgttttaatttgctgATGCTTTGCAACTTTTTTCCTGTACACTTtttgaaacttttttttgttattacatttttttagGTATAATTCTTGTGCATGACCTGACGAATCGCAAGTCACATCAGAACCTTCGCAAATGGTTGGCAGAGGTTTTAAATAAGGACACAGACGTCAGAAACAATGGGTAAGCTCAGgtcatctttttttctctctaaagCTTGTCTGTGAATGAAATTTTAAGGATTTCTGTTCACCTTTGCTCATAAGGTATCTGCATGCTGTGTTGTAATATCTTTAATATACTAAAAACTTTGCAGTTCTCCCAGTTTTTCAACCTTGTAGCGTAACTGATTCACATTGACTGGAGTGGTTATTTCATTACAAAAAACATAATTGAAGCTTGAATACTTCCCTGACTCTTTCATCAGAAAGGAAGAACACATTGGTGATACTGGCACTAAGGCACATTGGCTACCAAACAGATTCTTTAgccttcaccgtgcttcctgggtcgtgGATGACCCAGACCCTCACAAAAGTGTCTGTATTTCTAAAACTATTGGgagtttttgattgagacttcatgtaatcctcaTTTAATCCCCAAACACCATATAACCTTCCTATAACCTACCCAAGAGTGCGAAGAACTTTTTTCTCAGAGAGAGTGGTCCTTGACTGGAATAGCCTTCCAGACAATGTCGTAGCAGTCGACACCGTCAACGCCTTCAAGTCAAAACTAGACACGCACTGGAACTCTACTAGGAATATATACATCCCAAGCTGCCTATATGCTAGAGCCCATGCACAGTAGCTTATTTTTCATACCAAGATCGGCGAACAGGTTTTCTATAAACCTATAATGTCGCACAAGTACAAGTATAGACCAAATTTTAAAGGATTatctttgaaaacaaacaaaataaacaatgacgCCATTTGAACTACATAGTCCGGAtgttgtgggtcgtggacgaccttTATGGAATTAATGATGGCAATTTCAcggtgtttatccctattcggatggcatgGGTCGTGTACGAACCTTACTCTGTAAAGAGGCGGTAaagagtttatccctattcggatggtgtgggtcgtttacgacccatactttttacgttgaatctttctttaaaaagtatgggtcataATTTAGGACCCACATCATcgggactgtgtagttcaaagcaagatccggtgaaggttaagctAGATTGTAAGTAATCAAATATGATGAGTTCTAATTTTTTTCTCATCAGTAAAGAGATAGACCCCGAGACGTTCGCTGGCAACCAGATCCCAATCCTTGTGATTGGCAGCAAAGCGGATTCGGCAGAAGGTCTGAGAGAGCAAAGTACATCCAGAAGTTCTGCTGTGGCAGAGGAGTGTGGTGCTGATGAGCTTAAGCTTGTAAGTATTTGTTGAAatagaatacagtggaacccttttttaagactccctgcctTTTGAGATCCTGTTTTCTCGGATctattttctcttcataacctctgtaaatttacccccattttaagatctgattgtctctgatttttggaggtcttggaaggggcttccactgtattagtcttcttcttcttcttcttctgcgttcgtgggctgaaactcccacgtacactcgtgttttttgcacgagtggaattttacgtgtatgacggttttttaccccgccatttaggcaggcatacgccgttttcggaggaagcatgctgggtattttcgtgtttctataacccaccgaactctgacatggattacaggatctttttcgtgcgcacttggtcttgtgcttgcgtgtacacacgggggtgttcggacaccgaggagagtctgcacacaaagttgactctgagaaataaatctctcgccgaacgtggggacgaactcacgctgacagcggccaactgaatacaaatccagcgcgctaccgactgagctacatccccgcccactgtATTATTGTCAGGATACTCACTTTACAAGAGAGGTGCCATATGTAGTTGTGAATTGTTGCCTTGATATCAGAATGACCTGTGTATGTCTTGTGTGTTGTCCTTGCAACTTTGAAAGAACATGATGTTGCATGGACTTAATTTCTTTTGCAGCAATTAATGCCTCCCTCATTTTCAAGCGTTGCACAGTATATCAGTACAAATCATTGGGTTGTCTCTTTTTACTAATTGAATGAAACATACCAAAAGAGTTCTTGCAGAATTGTCATCAGCTTAAAACTGCCTGTTATCTGAATCTGGAAGTGTGCGATTTAAAGGTCCATAAGAAAGTAGAATGTGAAGTGAGGATAAATGTACAGGCTTCACATCAAAACACATCTGAGAAATGAGACCTGAAGAGAAAGTAAATTTAACAGTGTAGGTTTTTGAAGGGATGTTCCCgctgctttgtgtgtctgttAAAAGTCTGTCTGAAAGATACTGTATAAACATCATCATTCATTAATGCTGACAAAAAGTATGGTTTGCTACTGATATGTCTAATATCTGGTGTTTTGTTTATCTTTCAGGACAACTAATATGTCTAATATCTGATGTTTTGTTTATCTTTCAGGACAACTAATATGTCTAATATCTGATGTTTTGTTTATCTTTCAGGACAACTAATATGTCTAATATCTGATGTTTTGTTTATCTTTCAGGACAACTAATATGTCTAATATCTGATGTTTTGTTTATCTTTCAGGACAACTAATATGTCTAATATCTGATGTTTTGTTTATCTTTCAGGACAACTAATATGTCTAATATCTGATGTTTTGTTTATCTTTCAGGACAACTAATATGTCTAATATCTGATGTTTTGTTTATCTTTCAGGACAACTAATATGTCTAATATCTGATGTTTTGTTTATCTTACAGGACAGCATGAATGTGAAATACCTTGCACCTGGCTCAACTAATTCTGTAAAGCTAACCAAATTTTTGGATAAGGTGAGCATTTTCTTATTTGTCATTTTTCATCTTTGTGCAATTTTACCAGCTTGCATCTTCATCTATTTTGTGTGCGTGATAAAATCATTTTATTCTCTTACTATGCACATTTCCAATAAGTCAGTCTTATGTCATAATGTCCTTCTGTTTCTAGCCACCTAGGGGACTATCCCGTCAAGcaacatgtctgtgtgtgtgtatgtgtgtgtgtacacgtacgcctttgtctgtgtgtggacatgtgtgtTTATTGTGTGATAAAATGAGCATTTTCAACTTATTTCTTAATAAATGTCTTTACAGCATACAGGTATAAAGACATGAACACGATTTTCAAAGTAAAAATACACATACATGTAGCAGTGCTTTTTTTGACATGTTTTTAATGGCATTGTCTTTCCTTTGTAACAGGTTATTGAGCGTCGTTACTCCAGCAATCAGGTCAGTGGTAACAGAAGCCCTTATGATTACTCAGAAGATTACCGAGACAAGTTCCAGTAAACTTGAAAGCCGTTGAGGCAAAGCAATTTTATGACGTGAGACTTACATTATTTATATATCCCTGGCATATTTCCCCGTTGGTGTTTTGAATGCTTTGGGAAGGTGCAGGTTTCTTGAAGATTTTGCTGAATTATCTGGTTGCCAGGACGGAAGAGTGTAGGAGTGTTTATCATTTAGTCAGTCTGTATATCTTTATATATCTGATTATCAACCCTTACCGCGTACACAATCGAATTCTCCATAACAGATTTGTTCAGGCTGTTAcacgggctgaaactcccacagtttttacatgtatgaccgtttttgccccgtcatttaggcagccatacgccaattTCTGGgaatgcatgcttggtattttcgtgtttctataactctgacatggattacaagatcttcaTGGCTGCCAACCCTACGACTATGAAATTCCTGTGGGGGTCCGGGGGCCGAAGAAGGCCCCCTTGTTTGACTTGTCGATAAAGTCATAGTTCGTCTTATACTGCGATACAAACCTCACTTTAGCCTGtggtttttgttattttgttgttgttttcggcAGCATTTTTAGAAGGCCAAAACCGGAAAGAAGCACAACTTATTTTCCGTACATGCGCACATCGACTTGGCTGGTCTCGGTTAACCAGAGCGTCTTTTCACCGGTTTCGTCCCCCAAAAAGAGTATGCTTTTATAAATTATTTCAGACAATTTCCTTTTCGGGAAAATTGAACAAATTTCGGAATTTCGTGACAGATTTCAAACATCAGGAGATTCCCGAAAAATTCGGGAGGGTTGGCAGCAGTGGATCTTTTCcatgcacacttggtcttgtgcttgcgtgtacacatgaagagggataaggcactagcaagtCTGCACATAGGTTATTACCTGGGGGATCAGAAACatttctacagtggaaccccccttttaagaccccccaatttaagacttcctccattttaagaccctgttttctcagactttctgttcataacctctgtaaattgacccccattttaagactccctcctttataagac
The sequence above is a segment of the Littorina saxatilis isolate snail1 linkage group LG3, US_GU_Lsax_2.0, whole genome shotgun sequence genome. Coding sequences within it:
- the LOC138962663 gene encoding rab-like protein 3 isoform X1, whose translation is MAAIGAIDKAKVLVVGDSGVGKTSLVHLICHNEPCHNPSATIGCSVEVKFHEFRAGTPAEKDYFLELWDIGGSSSHRNSRSIFYHQVHGIILVHDLTNRKSHQNLRKWLAEVLNKDTDVRNNGKEIDPETFAGNQIPILVIGSKADSAEGLREQSTSRSSAVAEECGADELKLDSMNVKYLAPGSTNSVKLTKFLDKVIERRYSSNQVSGNRSPYDYSEDYRDKFQ
- the LOC138962660 gene encoding general transcription factor IIE subunit 1-like isoform X1, yielding MDADVLTEVPLVLKKLVRMIARGFYSMEHALIVDMLVRHPCIKEDDLSELLRYEKRHLRSLLNTLKAEKFLKSRMRVETDAEGKSTRHSYYFISYNIYVNVVKYKLDHIRKKIETEERNTSSRSSFKCPDCGKTFTDFEVGQLLDCATQQLLCTLCQAEVVEDESSLPQKDARTSLAKFNEQIQPIFNLLQECEDIKLAPALLEPEPTDIRKFTRQGQAQVKPRPDADTMVWSGASTKDLGFGYSESSVTITMGEDDGASAPEKKEVPIWMQKSTVEGVPMLDGGDTLMGAAKEASTSRAGAGALNSEDIMQTLLVHEPKAGSSRLPDQESSDESDREVESVSGVAGGDVEEMESDDDEDAAPTITIGDRRLPYHDVTEDMVATMTPAEKEEYIRIGQEMYENYYE
- the LOC138962663 gene encoding rab-like protein 3 isoform X2 — encoded protein: MAAIGAIDKAKVLVVGDSGVGKTSLVHLICHNEPCHNPSATIGCSVEVKFHEFRAGTPAEKDYFLELWDIGGSSSHRNSRSIFYHQVHGIILVHDLTNRKSHQNLRKWLAEVLNKDTDVRNNGKEIDPETFAGNQIPILVIGSKADSAEGLREQSTSRSSAVAEECGADELKLDSMNVKYLAPGSTNSVKLTKFLDKVIERRYSSNQGHMSPLQTRRTWKNAHID